CTACAAAGGTAGACCCAACAGATAAGGTCTGGCTGAAGAAGATAGCTAAAACCAGCCTTGCCTCAAAGATAGTATCGCAGGACAGTGAGCAACTGAGCGAGTTAGTCGTCGATGCACTTACTCAGGTAGCAGAAAAGGTCGGCCAGAAGTACAAAGTAGACGTAGACAACGTTAAGGTAGAGAAGAAGCCAGGAAGGTCGCTCAGCGAAACGAGCCTTGTCAAGGGAATAGTTGTCGACAAGGAAGTTGTTCACGCCGCGATGCCGAAGAGGGTCGAAAAGGCCAAAATAGCTCTGATAAACGCTCCTTTGGAAATAGAGAAGACAGAGATAAGCGCCGAAATAAGGATAAACGACCCTGCTCAGATGAAGGCATTCCTGGATGAGGAATCAAGGATGCTGAAGAGCATGGTTGACAAGATCTCTGCTGCTGGAGCAAACGTTGTGTTCTGCCAGAAGGGGATAGATGACATAGCACAGCACTATCTTGCAAAGGCAGGAATCCTGGCTGTAAGAAGGGTAAAGGAGAGCGACATGGCGAGGCTTGCAAAGTCTACTGGAGGAAGAATCGTTACAAACCTTGATGACCTCACACCGAACGACCTCGGCCAGGCTGCGCTCGTCGAAGAGAGAAAGATTGAAGAAGACAAGTGGGTCTTTGTTGAAGGGGCAAAGAATCCAAAGGCAGTAACAATCCTGATCAGGGGCGGCTCGCAAAGGGTTGTTGACGAAGCCGAGAGGGCTGTTCACGACGCTGTAATGGTTGTAAAAGACGTGATGGAGAACCCGAAGGTTGTTGTAGGTGGAGGAGCCGTAGAGTCTGAGCTATCACACAGGATAAGAGAGTGGGCACACACCCTTTCAGGCAGGGAACAGCTTGCAGCGCTGGCCTTCGCAGATTCACTTGAAACAATACCGCTAACTCTAGCCGTGAATGCGGGTATGGACCCGATAGACACCCAAGTAGAGCTGAGGGCAGCGCACGGCAAAGGCTCAATAACCACAGGAGTAAACGTGCTAGCTGGCAAGGTTGGAGACCTAGCCAAGGAAGAGATCTACGAGCCTGCTGCGGTCAAGACGCAGATAATCAAGGCAGCGACCGAGGCTGCTGTGATGATTCTGAGAATAGATGATGTCATCGCAGCAAAGAGCACTTCTAAGGAGTCAGGGAAGGGCGGAAGGGAAGGAGAAGGCAGCCCCGGCGGAATGGAAGGTTACTGAGCTCTGAGTGAGAGCGATAGTCCCGAATTCTTCAGATAATTTTGACTTTAAAATTTTTTAGTTAAGCAAAACGTTCTTTATTCTTGCACCAAGCTGTACTTCAGGCAGTAGACCGACAACTCTATCAACCATTGCTCCATTTCTGAAGAGAACCAGTGTAGGTATGGCCATCACTGAATATGACTGAGCAGTAATTGGGTTTTCATCCACATTCAGGTTTCCAAACCTCACCTGACCAGCAAGTCTTGACGCCAGCCTCTCAAGGATAGGGGCCATCATCCTGCAAGGTTGACACCATTCTGCCCAGAAATCAACCACCAGACGAGGATTCTTCTGAAGCTCAGTAGAAAAATTCTGGTCAGTCAGAATGAGCGGTGATATGTCAACTTTGCTCTCTTCGGATTTCGCTGACCTCATCATCTCCCTGAGCATCTTAAGCTTTATAGCTTCGAGCTCGTCCAAATTCCACTCTCCACCAGTTGCATCTTTATCCGGATTAAAGTTTTCCCGATATTTCTTTCTTGACTCTATTCCAGAGGTTTCAGCTGAAGACTATTAGCGAAACACAGGGCGCATTTCCTACTATATCTTTTGTATCTGTGCCGAACAGGCCTGAGATCAGATTCCTTTTGTGTCCTGTGAGAATAAGTATGTCTATCTTCTCCTTAATTACAAAGTCTGCTATATCCTTTCCTAGCTGCCTTGAGGCCAGAACCCTTGGGGAAAACATTCTGCCCAGATTTTTGATCACTATGCTTATAGTTTCTGCAAATCGTCTCTCCATCAGCTTTATTTCGTTGCTGTATTCAATTGCTTCGACAGGGACAGTCTGAGGTAACAGTATCGCTTGTGCGGCTATGAGTTCAGCATCTGGTGTGGTAGCCAGGCTGGTTAACGCAGCAGCAAGGACGAATGCATCTTTCGGCTCCGTGCCAGGCTTGACGAGGACTGCTATCTTGCTGGGGCTTGACGTTATCTTTATGCTCGGGTCCGGAGTTTCTACAAGAACAGTCTTCAGAGGATTTCTCTGCGCCACCCTGTCTGAAACTCTCCCCACCAGCTCCCTGAAGAACCCCTCCTTATGGGCAGACATGATAATCGCCTGAGCGTTATGTTTCAAAGCTGCAGTGATTATCATCCTGCTTATACTGTCGAAGGAATCATCTGTTGCATCTTCATCGACGAAACTGACTCTGATCCTCAGCTTATCCGCCAGAGACCTGACTTCCTGCCTGAAGGTTTCTGAGATACTTTCGTTCTTCAGCCTAGCGTGGTATATGAACAGGATAGCTCCGCAGTATTCTGCTATGTGC
This is a stretch of genomic DNA from Conexivisphaerales archaeon. It encodes these proteins:
- the trxA gene encoding thioredoxin — its product is MDELEAIKLKMLREMMRSAKSEESKVDISPLILTDQNFSTELQKNPRLVVDFWAEWCQPCRMMAPILERLASRLAGQVRFGNLNVDENPITAQSYSVMAIPTLVLFRNGAMVDRVVGLLPEVQLGARIKNVLLN
- the thsB gene encoding thermosome subunit beta, with the protein product MSVSPSQPILILKEGSTETKGREALRNNLEAARVVAELVKTSLGPRGMDKMLVDSLGDVTITNDGATMLKQLDVQHPAAKMMVEISKATDSEVGDGTTSAVVLSGALLDKAEELLDKDVHPTLIVDGYQAAAEKALTLLDEIATKVDPTDKVWLKKIAKTSLASKIVSQDSEQLSELVVDALTQVAEKVGQKYKVDVDNVKVEKKPGRSLSETSLVKGIVVDKEVVHAAMPKRVEKAKIALINAPLEIEKTEISAEIRINDPAQMKAFLDEESRMLKSMVDKISAAGANVVFCQKGIDDIAQHYLAKAGILAVRRVKESDMARLAKSTGGRIVTNLDDLTPNDLGQAALVEERKIEEDKWVFVEGAKNPKAVTILIRGGSQRVVDEAERAVHDAVMVVKDVMENPKVVVGGGAVESELSHRIREWAHTLSGREQLAALAFADSLETIPLTLAVNAGMDPIDTQVELRAAHGKGSITTGVNVLAGKVGDLAKEEIYEPAAVKTQIIKAATEAAVMILRIDDVIAAKSTSKESGKGGREGEGSPGGMEGY